The Thunnus thynnus chromosome 24, fThuThy2.1, whole genome shotgun sequence genome window below encodes:
- the LOC137177494 gene encoding T-cell surface glycoprotein CD3 zeta chain-like isoform X1: protein MELQTWICGLLVLASVFPPAEALNMYDPQLCYVLDGFLGLYGLIITGMFIKEKFFKTKAKSTEESIYTDLKGQDTGAYAPLMRDAERGRNRRPADDNATYTDLNKRTESSYKELPARKERQRKNEQVYQGLSSATRDTYDSLQMQPLPAR, encoded by the exons ATGGAGCTCCAGACATGGATATGTGGCCTGCTGGTCCTCGCCTCTGTGTTTCCCCCGGCAG AGGCCTTGAACATGTACGACCCTCAGCTGTGTTACGTCCTGGACGGCTTCCTCGGTCTGTACGGCCTCATCATCACCGGCATGTTCATCAAGGAGAAG tTCTTCAAAACCAAAGCGAAGTCAACGGAGGAGAGTATCTACACC gaTCTGAAGGGTCAGGACACCGGTGCTTACGCTCCGCTGATGAGAGACgctgagagaggaaga AACCGCCGGCCGGCTGACGATAACGCCACATACACG GACTTGAACAAACGTACAGAAAGTAGCTATAAGGAGCTTCCTGCTAGAAAAGAG cgTCAGAGGAAGAACGAGCAGGTTTACCAG GGTCTCAGCTCGGCCACCAGAGACACCTACGACTCGCTGCAGATGCAGCCGCTTCCTGCCCGCTAA
- the dnajc27 gene encoding dnaJ homolog subfamily C member 27 has product METNVPKRRDNKKSLRVKVISLGNAEVGKSCIIKRYCEKRFVPKYLATIGIDYGVTKVQVRDREIKVNIFDMAGHPFFYEVRNEFYKDSQGVLLVYDVGLRESFDALDSWLGEMKQEMGSQANMDSIVFVVCANKVDLTKRRVVDEGEGRLWAESRGFHYFETSAQSGEGINEMFQAFFSSITDMCENGGKRPVSEVSAGFTKEQADTIRRIRNSKDSWDMLGVKPGATREEVNKAYRKLAVLLHPDKCVAPGSEDAFKAVVNARTSLLKNIK; this is encoded by the exons atgGAAACAAACGTGCCGAAAAGACGAGACAACAAGAAATCACTTCGTGTGAAGGTAATAAGTCTCGGAAATGCGGAGGTCGGAAAG AGCTGCATCATCAAACGTTACTGTGAGAAGAGGTTTGTTCCCAAGTATTTGGCCACGATCGGTATTGATTACGGAGTCACCAA AGTTCAGGTTCGCGACAGAGAAATCAAAGTGAACATCTTCGACATGGCCGGTCATCCTTTCTTCTACGAG gtgCGTAATGAGTTCTATAAGGACAGTCAGGGGGTTCTGCTGGTGTATGACGTCGGTCTCCGGGAGAGCTTCGACGCTCTGGACAGCTGGCTCGGCGAGATGAAACAGGAAATGGGTTCTCAGGCCAACATGGACAGCATCGTGTTCGTCGTCTGCGCCAACAAG GTGGACCTGACGAAGCGGCGCGTGGTGGACGAGGGCGAGGGCCGTCTGTGGGCGGAGTCTCGGGGGTTTCATTACTTCGAGACGTCGGCTCAGAGCGGAGAGGGCATCAACGAGATGTTCCAG gcGTTCTTCTCGTCCATCACCGACATGTGTGAGAACGGCGGGAAGCGTCCGGTGTCCGAGGTCAGCGCCGGCTTCACCAAAGAGCAGGCCGACACCATCCGACGCATCCGCAACAGCAAAGACTCCTGGGATATGTTGGGCGTCAAACCCGGAGCCACGCG GGAGGAAGTGAACAAGGCGTACAGGAAGCTGGCGGTGCTGCTCCACCCGGACAAATGCGTCGCCCCCGGCAGCGAAGACGCCTTCAAGGCCGTGGTGAACGCTCGCACGTCACTGCTGAAGAACatcaaataa
- the LOC137177494 gene encoding T-cell surface glycoprotein CD3 zeta chain-like isoform X2, translated as MYDPQLCYVLDGFLGLYGLIITGMFIKEKFFKTKAKSTEESIYTDLKGQDTGAYAPLMRDAERGRNRRPADDNATYTDLNKRTESSYKELPARKERQRKNEQVYQGLSSATRDTYDSLQMQPLPAR; from the exons ATGTACGACCCTCAGCTGTGTTACGTCCTGGACGGCTTCCTCGGTCTGTACGGCCTCATCATCACCGGCATGTTCATCAAGGAGAAG tTCTTCAAAACCAAAGCGAAGTCAACGGAGGAGAGTATCTACACC gaTCTGAAGGGTCAGGACACCGGTGCTTACGCTCCGCTGATGAGAGACgctgagagaggaaga AACCGCCGGCCGGCTGACGATAACGCCACATACACG GACTTGAACAAACGTACAGAAAGTAGCTATAAGGAGCTTCCTGCTAGAAAAGAG cgTCAGAGGAAGAACGAGCAGGTTTACCAG GGTCTCAGCTCGGCCACCAGAGACACCTACGACTCGCTGCAGATGCAGCCGCTTCCTGCCCGCTAA